The Pyxidicoccus sp. MSG2 DNA segment CGGCTCCGTCACGGGGCCAGGCGGGCACCGCCACCCTCTACACGTGCGTGATGCACCCGGAGGTGCGCTCCGACAAGCCCGGCACCTGCTCCAAGTGCGGCATGAAGCTGGTGCCGGAGCAGCCCGGGGCTGGCGGCGCCACGGACGCGGGGCAGCCCCCCTCCGGACATGACCACGGAGCCCATCCGTGAGAGCAGGTGGACTCATCTGGCTGACGCTGCTCGCGAGCGGCTGTGCATCCATCCAGAAGGAGCGAGGCCATGCCGAGGTCGCCGCGCTCGTCGAGGAGCGGCTGGGCCGCAAGACGCGCTGGAACCAGGGCACTCCCGAGGACGCCGAGGTGCAGCGCCACCTCGACGCGCTCTTGAAGGAAGACCTCACCCCGGACCGCGCGGTGGAGGTGGCGCTGCTCAACAACCCCTCGCTCCAGTCCACCTACGAGGACCTCGGGGTGTCGCAGGCCGACATGGTGCAGGCCGGACTGCTCAGCAATCCCACCCTCAGCGGGAGCATCGGCTTCCCCATCTCCGGATTCGGCGTCCCCGAGCACGAGTTCTCGCTGGTGCAGGAGTTCGTGGACCTGTTCACGCTGCCGCTGCGCAAGCGCGTGGCCCAGGAGCAATTCATCGCCGACACCCTGCGCGTGGCGCATGAAGCGCTGAGCACCGCGGCCGAGGTGCGCAAGGCCTTCAGCGAGCTGCAGGCACGCCAGCAGCTCGTGGAGCTGCGCCGCAAGGTGCTGGAGGCGGCGGAGTCCACATCAGACCTGGCCGCCCGTCAGCGCGAAGCGGGCAACATCACCGAGCTGGAGCGGGCCATCGAGCAGGCCGGCGCGGAGGAGGCCCGCCTCGTCCTGGCGCAGGAGGAGCTGTCGCTGGTGGAGGACCGGGAGCACCTCAACCGCCTGCTCGGACTCTGGGGGCCCCGCACGCAGTGGAAGGTCGCCGAAATGCTCCCGGCGCCGCCTTCCGAGGAAGCGCCCCTGGAGCGGCTGGAGTCGCTCGCCATCCGGCAGCGGCTGGACATCGACGCAGCGCGGAAGCAGGCGTCGCTGCTGTGGAATGCGCTGGAGCTGGCACGGAGCACGCGCTACTTCGGGAGCGTGGAGGTGGGCGTCCACACGCACCGCGACGCGAACGGGCCCCGGCTCTTCGGGCCCACCCTGTCGCTGGAGCTGCCCATCTTCGACCAGCGGCAGGCCCTCATCGCCCGGCTGGAGGCCCAGCATCGGCAGGGTGAGCAGCGCCTCGTGGAGCTGTCCGTCAACGCCCGCTCCGAGGTCCGCGCCGCGCGCGCACGGCTGCTGTCGCTGCGCATGGTGGCCGAGCGCTACCGGCAGGTCGTGCTGCCCCTGCGCGAAAAGGTCGTCGAGCAGTCACAGCTCCAATACAACGGCATGCAACTGGGCCTCTATCAACTGCTCACCGCGAAGCGAGAGCAGGTGGAGGCATACCGTTCCTATATCGAAGCCGTCCGTGACTACTGGATGGCACGCGCGGAGCTGGAGCGGCTCGTCGGTGGACGGCTGCCCGGTGGCGCGAGCTCGCAGCCCCCGGCCCCAGGACAGGCGGCACAACCCTCACAGCCCGAGCACGGACAGCCGCGTGACGGCGGCACGGAGACTCCCCATGAGCACGGACAACACTGACCACGGACAGGCTCCCGGTGCCGCACCGGCTGACGGCCGGGAGCGCACCGACGACACGGGGGCCCTGAGTCGACGGAGCATGCTGGCCACCGCGGGCGCGACGCTCGCGGGCGGCGCACTGCTGCTCCGGGGTGCTCCGGCCCGAGCTCAACCGGCCGCTCCGGGGCCACGCGAGGGCTCCGCCGCGGACACGGGCCGGCGGTACGCGACCCCGGGGATGCCGGGCCGGGACTACCAGCCCGTGGTGGTGCCCAATGGCGCGACGCTGCCGTGGAAGGTGGTGGACGGAGTGAAGGTCTTCCACCTGGTGGCCGAGGAGGTGGAGCACGAGTTCGCCCCCGGCCTGAAGGCGCACTGCTGGGGCTACAACGGCCAGGTGCACGGGCCCACCATCGAGGCAGTCGAGGGCGACCGCGTCCGCTTCTACGTCACCAACCGACTGCCCGCGCCCACCACGGTGCACTGGCACGGCATCCTGCTGCCCAACGGCATGGACGGCGTGGGCGGCCTCAACCAGAAGGCCATCGCCCCGGGCGAGACGTTCCGCTACGAGTTCACCCTGCGCCAGTCGGGCATGGGCATGTACCACTCACACCATGACGAGATGACGCAGATGGCGCTCGGCATGGTGGGGCTGTTCGTCATCCACCCGCGCCGGCCGGTGGGTCCTCGTGTCGACCGCGACTTCGCCATCATGCTGCACGAGTGGCGCATCGACGCCGGCACCCGTCGGCCGGACCCGAACGAGATGACGGACTTCAACGTGCTCACCCTGAACGCGAAGGCGTTCCCCGGCACGGCCCCGCTCGTCGTGCGCAGGGGCGAGCGGGTGCGCATCCGCTTCGGCAACCTCTCCGCGATGGACCACCACCCCATCCACCTGCACGGCTACCACTTCCACATCACCGAGACGGATGCCGGCCGCGTCCCCGAGTCCGCGCGGTGGCCGGAGACGACGGTGCTGGTGCCGGTGGGCAGCACGCGCACCATCGAGTTCGTCGCTGACGCGCCCGGCGACTGGGCCCTGCACTGCCACATGACCCACCACGTGATGAACCAGATGGGGCACGGATTCCCGAACATGGTCGGCGTGAAGCCGGGCGGGCTGGACGCGAAGGTCCGCACGCTGCTGCCCGGCTACATGACCATGGGCCAGACGGGCATGGGCGACATGGGGGACATGGGCATGCCCGTCCCCGACAACTCCATCCCCATGGTCGGCGGCAAGGGCCCGCACGATTACATCACCATGGGAGGCATGTTCACCGTGCTCAAGGTGCGCGAGCGGCTGGAAGGCCACGAGGACCCGGGCTGGTATGAGAATCCGCCCGGCACGCAGGCGGTGGCCGCGAGCACGGACGAACTTCGGCGGGACGGCATCGACGTGAGTGCCCCGCCTCCAGTTGAACCTGGCACTCACGGTAGCTCGCGACGGGGGTGACGGGACGGGGCCCCATGTCGGCCAGAGTCCTCCGCTCCCCCGCGCGGTGAGCGGAGGCTCAGGTCCGCATCTTCAGCCGCGTCTCGTGGACGGTGTCACCGACGGCACCGGGCTTCTCCTTCTCCGCGGCGCGCAGCAGGCGGAGGATGCCGGGCCCGAGCACGTCAATCTCCGTGGACGCGTACGACTCCGTGCCGAAGCGGCGGATGGTGTCCGTCTGGAGCTTCAGGATGCGCGCGTCCTGGCCGAAGATGTGGAGCGCCACCGGCATGGCCAGCGGCAGCACGGCGCGCGTCAGCCAGCGCGGCAGCGGCAGGCGGAACGTCACCACCGCGTACACCAGCGTGTCCCAGTCCGACACGGGCGTCATCGCCGAGGTGACGATGATGTGGCTGCCCGCGCCGAGGCGGTACTCCACCTGGGCGATGGACGGCATGAGGAAGCGGTCGAAGTGCTGCACCTCACCGCCGCCGGGGGCCAGCAGCCTACCCACCACGCCGCTGGGGCGCGGCTCGCCGATGTACTCGGCCTCCACCTTGTCGGCGCTGCGCCGCACCACCACGTCGATTTCGTTGCGCTTCTCCTCGGTGCGGAACAGGCCGCCGTGGAGGTACGCGGTGTGCGGCACGTCGAGCGTGTTCTCCAGCGTGGAGTGCAGCGAGCCGGGCGCGCGGAGGGTGCGGCGCACGGTGGTGTAGTCGCCCGAGTCCAGCAGCGGGAAGCGGTAGGGCTCCGTCGTGGGCACGACGCCGGGCGTGGAGTACACCCAGACGAAGCCGTCCTGCTCGCGGGTGGCGTGGGACGTGGCGCAGCGGGCCCGGGCGCCGGGCTCGCCGAGGAAGCCGGGAATGGCGCGACACTGGCCTTCCGTGTCGAAGCGCCAGCCGTGGTAGCCACACTGGAGCTGGCCTTCCTTCACGCGGCCCAGGGACAGCGGCACGTTGCGGTGCGGGCAGCGGTCCATCAGGGCCGCGGCCTTGCCGCCTTCCCCCCGGAAGAGGACCAGCGGGGTGCCCTGGAGCGTGCGGGCCAGCGGCTTGTTCCCCAGCTCGCGCGAGGCGCAGAGGATGAACCAGGCGTTCGGCAGGTGGACGACGGAGACGTGACCTGTGGGCGCGCCGGGGGTGCGCGCCTCCTCGCGAGGGCTCATGAGGGCAGTGTAACCCGTGCCCACGCCAGGCGGGACCCGAGATGCACGGGTGCCCGCCTGGCCGGGCTACAGCTTCAGCTTCCGGAGCCGGAGCGCGTTGGCGATGACCGACACGGACGAGAGGCTCATCGCCGCGCTGGCGAAGATGGGGCTGAGCAACAGGCCGAAGAAGGGGTACAGCACCCCCGCCGCCAGCGGCACCCCCAGCAGGTTGTAGATGAAGGCGAAGAAGAGGTTCTGCCGGATGTTGCCCAGCGTCCCCTGGCTCAGCCTCCGCGCCCGGGCGATGGCCCGCAGGTCCCCCTTCACCAGCGTCACGCCCGCGCTCTCCATCGCGATGTCGGTGCCCGTACCCATGGCGATGCCCACATCCGCCTGCGCCAGGGCCGGCGCGTCGTTGACGCCGTCACCCGCCATGGCCACCACGCGCCCCTCCCGCTGGAGCTTGCGCACGGCCTCCCCCTTCGCGTCCGGCAGCACCCCGGCGATGACCTCCGTGATTCCGAGCCGCCGCGCCACCGCCTCCGCCGTGGTGCAGCTGTCGCCGGTGAGCATCACCACGCGCAGCCCCTCCTGACGGAGCAACTCCAGCGCCTCCGGCGTGGATGCCTTCACCGGGTCCGCTACGCCGAGCAGCCCCGCGAGCCTCCCGTCCACGGAGACCATCACCACCGTCTGTCCGTCTTCGCGCAGTGCCTCGGCACGTGGGCCCATCTCGCCCGCGTCCACGCCGCGCGCCACCATCAGCGCCGCGTTGCCCAGTGCCACCGCCTCCCCGTCCACGCGGCCGGTGACGCCCTGCCCGGTGTGCGAGCGGAAGTCCTCCACCGGCGACAGCGACACGCCGCGCTCCTTCGCGCCCCCGACGATGGCGGCTGCCAGCGGGTGCTCGCTGCCGCGCTCCAGGCTCGCGGCGAGCTTCAGGAGACGGGCCTCGTCGAAGCCGGGGGCCGGCACCACCGCCGCGAGGCGCGGCTTGCCCTCGGTGAGCGTGCCCGTCTTGTCCACCACCAGCGTGTCCACCGCCTCCAGCCGCTCCAGCGCCGCCGCGTCGCGGATGAGCACGCCCGCCTGCGCGCCCCGGCCCGTGCCCACCATGACGGACATGGGCGTGGCCAGGCCCAGCGCGCACGGGCAGGCGATGATGAGCACCGCCACCGCGTTGACCAGCGCATGCGCCAACCGGGGCTCCGGGCCCCACACGCCCCACACCACCGCCGTCACCACCGCCACCGCGATGACCACCGGCACGAACACCGCCGCCACCCGGTCCGCGAGCCGCTGAATCGGCGCGCGGGTGCGCTGCGCCTCGCCCACCCGCTGGACGATGCGCGACAGGAGCGTGTCCCTGCCCACGCGCTCCGCACGCATCACCAGCGAGCCCGTGCCGTTCACCGTGCCGCCCGTCACCTTGTCGGCCGGCCCCTTCTCCACGGGGAGGGACTCGCCCGTCACCATGGACTCGTCCACCGCGCTGGCACCCTCCAGCACCTCGCCGTCCACCGGCACCTTCTCCCCGGGACGCACGCGCAGTCTGTCGCCCACGTGGACGTGCGTGAGCGGCACGTCCTCCTCGTGTCCGTCCTCGCGGAGGCGCCGGGCGATGGCGGGCGCCAGGCTCAGCAGGGCCCGCAGCGCCCCCGAGGTGGCGTGACGCGCGCGCAACTCCAGCACCTGCCCCAGCGCCACCAGGGTGACGATGACGGCGGCGGCCTCGAAGTACAGCGGCGCCGAGCCTCCATGTCCCGTGCGCAGTCCGTGCGGCAGCGCGCCCGGGAAGAGCGTGGCGAAGACGCTGAAGAGATACGCCGCGCCCGTACCCAACGCGATGAGGGTGAACATGTTGAGGTGCCGGTTGCGAACCGAAGCCCAGCCGCGAGCGAAGAAAGGCCACCCACCCCAGAGCACCACCGGCGTGGCCAACACGAGCTGCGCCCACGCCAGCACCGACGCGGGCACCGCGTGCTGCACCGGCTGGCCCGGAATCATGTCCGACATGGCGAGCGCGAGCAGCGGCACGGTGAGGCCCAGGCCCACACGGAAGCGCAACCGCATGGATTGCAGCTCCGGGTCCGGCGCCTCCTCGGGCAGCACGGTGCGAGGCTCCAGCGCCATGCCGCAGATGGGGCAGCTTCCCGGCCCGTCCCGCACCACCTCCGGGTGCATGGGGCACACGTACTCGACGCGGGCTTCGAGCGCGGGCGGGGACTCGGGCTCCAGCGCCATGCCGCACTTCGGGCATGCGCCCGGGTGGTCCTGGCGGACCTCCGGGTCCATGGGGCACACGTACAGCGTGCCCGGCGCGGCGGACGGCTCGGGCTCGGTGGACACAGGCGCGAGGTAGCGCGCCGGGTCCGCGCGGAAGCGCTCGCGGCACTTCGGGTTGCAGAAGAAGTAGCGGTGGCCCTCGTGCTCCAGGCTGCCCCCCTTGGGGGCGAGCGGGTCCACCTTCATCCCGCAGACGGGGTCGATGGCGTGCGCCTCCCCGCTCGTGGGGGGAGGCGGCGTGTGGGCGTGAGGGTGCGAATGGGAGGGGTGCATGGTGCGTCCGTGCTCCTTTCGCCCAGGCCAACGAAGCACCCGGCCGGCTCTTACAGGGGACCTCTTCCAGGAGGGTGGTGACCCCGGAGGGGAAGTGCCCGCCCTACGCCGGAGGGGGCCCGTTGTAGCCCGCGTCACCGTAGGGCTTGAGCCGGTCGAGCCAGAGCGCCTCCAGCACCTTGAGCTCTTCCTTGGGGTCTCCGCCCGGCTCCTCGGCGGGAGGAAGGACGTCGAGCACCTCGAAGGTGAAGCTGTCGGCGCCGTGGCGCTTCCAGTCCTCCAGCAGGCCGGGGATGCGGTCCATCCCGGTGCTCAGCTCGAACTGGATGCGATTGAGCGCGCCCTGGACGTTGAGGCTCGACCCCACCAGGACCTTGCCGTTCGCCTTGTTGCGGACGGCGAACACGCCCATGGGGGGCGGCTTCTCCTTGTAGGCGCGTCGGACTTCGGCGCGCTGCATGCGGCTTCCAGGCTGCGGGGAAATATCATCAGCGGACATGCGGGCCTTCTTGTGGGTGGGAGAGGGAGAGCGATTCAGGGTGGTGGGGCCGGCGAGACGGGCGAGCCGCTGCTCGAGCCGGGCGTGGGCGGCCGCGTCGCGCGGTGCCACCCAGTCGGGGCCCGCCAGCGCCCAATCGGGGTCGGCCAGGTCCACCCCGAGCGTCGTCAGCAGGCTCGCCTCGCAGACGAAGAACTGCTGGCGGAATGGGAAGAGGTAGCCGCCCTGCGCTCGCAGCGAGTCGAGCGCGGCCTCGTAGGTGGTGAACCACCGGTTGAGGAACAGGCCGCCGACGCGAGAGAGCAGCGCCTCGAAGTCGACAGTCGGCGGAGGCGCCTCCTCCCGCGCGGCCTTCAGCTCCACCCAGGAGGCATACCCCTGCTCATGGGCGATGACGGCCAGCGCGTGCTTGCGCTGCACGTGGTCTCTTCGAGCGAGCAGCTCGGCCAATGACAGACGGGCGAAGGTGGGGAGTGCGCGCAGGCGCTCCGCGGCCCGGCTGGCGCGCGACGCGTCAGGCGAGCACAGCTCCTTCAGCAGGAGCGATGCGCGGACCTTGCACTCGTGCAGCGGGAGAGGCGGGGCGGTTCCCATGACAAGCCCTTCGTATCCGGCCCTCACCCGAGAATGGGCCGTGGAAGGAACTCATCAGGAACTGTCGCACTGCCGGGAGAAGCGAGGGTGACGTCGTCTTTTTCGGGCACAGGCGCCCCTCGGCACCTGGGTGAGAGTTAACAGGGGGCCCCGGTTGTCGGCAAGGCGTGTGTCATCCACTCACACGCGGGACTGCTTGCACGAGCAGTCCAGGCAGCCGTGCGAGGCGCAGGTGCCACAGCTCCGCTCGAGCTGCTTCTTCAGGGCCTGCCGCGCCCGGTGCAGACGCACGCCCGCGTTGTTGGCGGTGATGCCCACCTCCTTCGCCACGTCGGGCACGCCGCGCTCCTCCAGGTCCACCTTGCGCACCAGCTCCGCGTACTCGGGCTTGAGGGTGGGCAGCAGCTCGCCCACGCAGGCGCAGACAGCGCTCTTGAGCTCCGGGTCCTCGGTGGCCTCCGTCGCCTCGCGGGCCTCGCGCTCCAGTGCGCGTCCCTCCGCGGCCTGACGGCGGTAGTGGTCCACCAGCGCATTGCGCAGCAGCCGGTAGAACCACGTCACCGCGCCCTCGCCGTCGCGCAGCGCGCCGCCCTTCTCCAGCGTCTTCACGAAGGCCGACTGGAGGAGTTCCTCCGCCACCGCCCGGCTGCCCACACGCCGCTCCAGGAAGCCGAGGAACTGGCGGTGGTT contains these protein-coding regions:
- a CDS encoding TolC family protein; protein product: MRAGGLIWLTLLASGCASIQKERGHAEVAALVEERLGRKTRWNQGTPEDAEVQRHLDALLKEDLTPDRAVEVALLNNPSLQSTYEDLGVSQADMVQAGLLSNPTLSGSIGFPISGFGVPEHEFSLVQEFVDLFTLPLRKRVAQEQFIADTLRVAHEALSTAAEVRKAFSELQARQQLVELRRKVLEAAESTSDLAARQREAGNITELERAIEQAGAEEARLVLAQEELSLVEDREHLNRLLGLWGPRTQWKVAEMLPAPPSEEAPLERLESLAIRQRLDIDAARKQASLLWNALELARSTRYFGSVEVGVHTHRDANGPRLFGPTLSLELPIFDQRQALIARLEAQHRQGEQRLVELSVNARSEVRAARARLLSLRMVAERYRQVVLPLREKVVEQSQLQYNGMQLGLYQLLTAKREQVEAYRSYIEAVRDYWMARAELERLVGGRLPGGASSQPPAPGQAAQPSQPEHGQPRDGGTETPHEHGQH
- a CDS encoding RNA polymerase sigma factor, with amino-acid sequence MSGEPRDTIEVAGEDVIPALVGNHRQFLGFLERRVGSRAVAEELLQSAFVKTLEKGGALRDGEGAVTWFYRLLRNALVDHYRRQAAEGRALEREAREATEATEDPELKSAVCACVGELLPTLKPEYAELVRKVDLEERGVPDVAKEVGITANNAGVRLHRARQALKKQLERSCGTCASHGCLDCSCKQSRV
- a CDS encoding GIY-YIG nuclease family protein, yielding MGTAPPLPLHECKVRASLLLKELCSPDASRASRAAERLRALPTFARLSLAELLARRDHVQRKHALAVIAHEQGYASWVELKAAREEAPPPTVDFEALLSRVGGLFLNRWFTTYEAALDSLRAQGGYLFPFRQQFFVCEASLLTTLGVDLADPDWALAGPDWVAPRDAAAHARLEQRLARLAGPTTLNRSPSPTHKKARMSADDISPQPGSRMQRAEVRRAYKEKPPPMGVFAVRNKANGKVLVGSSLNVQGALNRIQFELSTGMDRIPGLLEDWKRHGADSFTFEVLDVLPPAEEPGGDPKEELKVLEALWLDRLKPYGDAGYNGPPPA
- a CDS encoding multicopper oxidase family protein, with translation MSRRSMLATAGATLAGGALLLRGAPARAQPAAPGPREGSAADTGRRYATPGMPGRDYQPVVVPNGATLPWKVVDGVKVFHLVAEEVEHEFAPGLKAHCWGYNGQVHGPTIEAVEGDRVRFYVTNRLPAPTTVHWHGILLPNGMDGVGGLNQKAIAPGETFRYEFTLRQSGMGMYHSHHDEMTQMALGMVGLFVIHPRRPVGPRVDRDFAIMLHEWRIDAGTRRPDPNEMTDFNVLTLNAKAFPGTAPLVVRRGERVRIRFGNLSAMDHHPIHLHGYHFHITETDAGRVPESARWPETTVLVPVGSTRTIEFVADAPGDWALHCHMTHHVMNQMGHGFPNMVGVKPGGLDAKVRTLLPGYMTMGQTGMGDMGDMGMPVPDNSIPMVGGKGPHDYITMGGMFTVLKVRERLEGHEDPGWYENPPGTQAVAASTDELRRDGIDVSAPPPVEPGTHGSSRRG
- a CDS encoding heavy metal-binding domain-containing protein produces the protein MRRIICVLTSLLTLAACASEPRRPPSALDPSSPDAPEAPPASLPSALAAPVASEPAAPSRGQAGTATLYTCVMHPEVRSDKPGTCSKCGMKLVPEQPGAGGATDAGQPPSGHDHGAHP
- a CDS encoding aromatic ring-hydroxylating oxygenase subunit alpha, whose translation is MSPREEARTPGAPTGHVSVVHLPNAWFILCASRELGNKPLARTLQGTPLVLFRGEGGKAAALMDRCPHRNVPLSLGRVKEGQLQCGYHGWRFDTEGQCRAIPGFLGEPGARARCATSHATREQDGFVWVYSTPGVVPTTEPYRFPLLDSGDYTTVRRTLRAPGSLHSTLENTLDVPHTAYLHGGLFRTEEKRNEIDVVVRRSADKVEAEYIGEPRPSGVVGRLLAPGGGEVQHFDRFLMPSIAQVEYRLGAGSHIIVTSAMTPVSDWDTLVYAVVTFRLPLPRWLTRAVLPLAMPVALHIFGQDARILKLQTDTIRRFGTESYASTEIDVLGPGILRLLRAAEKEKPGAVGDTVHETRLKMRT
- a CDS encoding heavy metal translocating P-type ATPase, coding for MHPSHSHPHAHTPPPPTSGEAHAIDPVCGMKVDPLAPKGGSLEHEGHRYFFCNPKCRERFRADPARYLAPVSTEPEPSAAPGTLYVCPMDPEVRQDHPGACPKCGMALEPESPPALEARVEYVCPMHPEVVRDGPGSCPICGMALEPRTVLPEEAPDPELQSMRLRFRVGLGLTVPLLALAMSDMIPGQPVQHAVPASVLAWAQLVLATPVVLWGGWPFFARGWASVRNRHLNMFTLIALGTGAAYLFSVFATLFPGALPHGLRTGHGGSAPLYFEAAAVIVTLVALGQVLELRARHATSGALRALLSLAPAIARRLREDGHEEDVPLTHVHVGDRLRVRPGEKVPVDGEVLEGASAVDESMVTGESLPVEKGPADKVTGGTVNGTGSLVMRAERVGRDTLLSRIVQRVGEAQRTRAPIQRLADRVAAVFVPVVIAVAVVTAVVWGVWGPEPRLAHALVNAVAVLIIACPCALGLATPMSVMVGTGRGAQAGVLIRDAAALERLEAVDTLVVDKTGTLTEGKPRLAAVVPAPGFDEARLLKLAASLERGSEHPLAAAIVGGAKERGVSLSPVEDFRSHTGQGVTGRVDGEAVALGNAALMVARGVDAGEMGPRAEALREDGQTVVMVSVDGRLAGLLGVADPVKASTPEALELLRQEGLRVVMLTGDSCTTAEAVARRLGITEVIAGVLPDAKGEAVRKLQREGRVVAMAGDGVNDAPALAQADVGIAMGTGTDIAMESAGVTLVKGDLRAIARARRLSQGTLGNIRQNLFFAFIYNLLGVPLAAGVLYPFFGLLLSPIFASAAMSLSSVSVIANALRLRKLKL